One window from the genome of Pseudomonas sp. L5B5 encodes:
- a CDS encoding neutral zinc metallopeptidase gives MLWKKGRRSDNVVDVRDDSGGGGGGMRFGGGKGLSLTAIVLIVGIGWATGQDPLQILGQLLGQGGGQVSAPATTQERKAPPANDEQAEFVRAILGDTEDTWGQVFQQAGRQYQAPKLILFRGRVNSACGSATSASGPFYCPADRQVYLDMDFFREMAQRFSAAGDFAQAYVIAHEVGHHVQTLLGVSAKMQAARQQGRQMEGDGGLLVRQELQADCLAGVWAYHAQKRLNWLEPGDVEEALNAANAIGDDRLQQQGQGRVVPDSFTHGTSAQRVRWFKTGFSQGQVGQCDTFAAKSL, from the coding sequence ATGCTTTGGAAAAAAGGCCGGCGCAGCGACAACGTCGTGGATGTGCGAGATGACAGCGGTGGCGGTGGCGGCGGCATGCGGTTCGGCGGTGGCAAGGGATTGAGCCTGACGGCCATCGTGCTGATCGTCGGCATCGGCTGGGCCACCGGCCAGGACCCGTTGCAGATCCTCGGGCAACTGCTCGGCCAGGGTGGCGGCCAGGTCTCGGCCCCGGCCACCACCCAGGAACGCAAGGCGCCACCGGCCAACGACGAACAGGCTGAGTTCGTCCGCGCGATCCTCGGCGACACCGAAGACACCTGGGGCCAGGTCTTCCAGCAAGCCGGTCGCCAGTACCAGGCGCCCAAGCTGATCCTGTTCCGTGGCCGGGTCAATTCCGCCTGCGGTTCGGCAACCTCGGCCAGTGGTCCCTTCTACTGCCCCGCCGACCGCCAGGTGTACCTGGACATGGACTTCTTCCGGGAAATGGCCCAGCGCTTTTCCGCCGCCGGCGACTTCGCCCAGGCCTACGTGATCGCCCATGAGGTCGGCCACCACGTGCAGACCCTCCTCGGGGTCTCGGCCAAGATGCAGGCCGCGCGCCAGCAGGGCCGGCAGATGGAAGGCGACGGCGGCCTGCTGGTGCGCCAGGAACTGCAAGCCGACTGCCTGGCCGGGGTCTGGGCCTACCATGCGCAAAAACGCCTGAACTGGCTGGAGCCCGGTGACGTGGAAGAAGCGCTGAATGCCGCCAACGCCATTGGCGACGACCGCCTGCAACAGCAAGGCCAGGGCCGCGTGGTGCCGGATTCCTTCACCCATGGCACCTCGGCCCAGCGGGTGCGCTGGTTCAAGACCGGCTTCAGCCAGGGCCAGGTCGGCCAGTGCGACACCTTCGCCGCCAAGAGCCTGTAG
- the pcaQ gene encoding pca operon transcription factor PcaQ, with product MNIDTRIKFRHLVGFLEMARQGSLARAAEVLAVSQPAMSKTLKELETLLDTRLFVRSKAGLSLTEAGRAFLGYAGPSVQALRDGVSSLRGGEHAVQAVRIGVLSTVESLLLPEVMRRLHERHRALTVSVVTGPSAYLLSQLRVGDLDLVVGRMTESPEIQGLSFEHLYSESMTLVVRPGHPLAVGALDRDAFSRYPLVLPLAGTSIRKHADSLFVQCGIAQSPQRLETLSLTLGRRYTLSSDALWIAPLDAVRLDLASGELRELELGLREPGGSVGISSNASLPLPLAAQWAVQVLREVGSAYREGAYP from the coding sequence TTGAACATCGATACCCGTATCAAATTCCGTCACCTGGTGGGTTTTCTTGAAATGGCCCGCCAGGGCAGCCTGGCTCGGGCTGCCGAGGTACTGGCGGTGAGCCAGCCAGCGATGTCCAAGACCCTCAAGGAACTGGAGACGCTGCTGGACACCCGGTTGTTCGTGCGCAGCAAGGCCGGGCTCAGCCTGACCGAGGCCGGGCGGGCGTTCCTGGGTTACGCCGGTCCTTCGGTGCAGGCCCTGCGCGATGGCGTCAGCAGCCTGCGCGGTGGCGAACACGCCGTGCAGGCGGTGCGCATCGGTGTGCTGTCCACGGTGGAGAGCCTGCTGCTGCCCGAGGTGATGCGACGCCTGCATGAGCGGCACCGGGCATTGACGGTCAGCGTGGTGACCGGCCCCAGTGCCTATCTGCTCTCGCAGTTGCGGGTCGGCGACCTGGACCTGGTGGTGGGGCGCATGACCGAGAGTCCGGAGATCCAGGGCTTGAGTTTCGAGCATCTGTACAGCGAGTCCATGACCCTGGTTGTCCGTCCCGGGCATCCGCTGGCGGTCGGTGCGCTGGACCGCGATGCGTTCAGCCGTTATCCCCTGGTGCTGCCGCTGGCCGGCACCAGCATCCGCAAGCATGCCGACAGCCTGTTCGTGCAATGCGGCATCGCTCAATCGCCACAGCGCCTGGAAACCCTGTCGCTGACCCTCGGCCGGCGCTATACCTTGTCCAGCGATGCCCTGTGGATCGCACCGCTGGATGCGGTGCGCCTGGACCTGGCCAGTGGCGAGTTGCGGGAGCTGGAGCTGGGGCTGCGCGAGCCCGGTGGCTCGGTGGGTATTTCCAGCAATGCCAGCCTGCCGTTGCCCCTGGCGGCGCAATGGGCGGTGCAGGTGCTGCGGGAGGTCGGATCGGCTTACCGCGAGGGGGCCTATCCTTAA
- the pcaH gene encoding protocatechuate 3,4-dioxygenase subunit beta: MPNADGSRFVIRDRNWHPKALTPDYKTSVTRSPRQALVSIPQSSSETGGPDFSHLRIDRLDNDLLRNFDHGGLPIGERIIITGRVCDQYGQPIAHTLVEMWQANAGGRYRHRNDRYLAPLDPNFGGVGRTLTDRDGYYSFRTIKPGPYPWRNGPNDWRPAHIHFSISGPSIATRLVTQLYFEGDPLIPQCPIVKSIASPEAVQSLIARLDMSHANPMDCLAYRFDIVLRGQRKTHFENA, translated from the coding sequence ATGCCCAATGCAGACGGCAGTCGCTTCGTGATTCGCGACCGTAACTGGCACCCCAAGGCCCTGACACCCGACTACAAGACTTCCGTCACCCGTTCCCCGCGCCAGGCGCTGGTGAGCATTCCCCAGTCATCGAGTGAAACCGGTGGCCCGGACTTTTCCCACCTGCGTATTGACCGCCTGGATAACGACCTGCTGCGCAACTTCGACCACGGCGGCTTGCCGATCGGCGAGCGGATCATCATTACCGGGCGGGTCTGCGACCAGTATGGCCAGCCGATCGCCCATACCCTGGTGGAGATGTGGCAGGCCAATGCCGGCGGCCGCTACCGACACAGGAACGACCGTTACCTGGCGCCCCTGGACCCGAACTTCGGCGGAGTCGGCCGGACCCTGACCGACCGTGATGGCTACTACAGCTTCCGCACCATCAAGCCCGGACCCTATCCGTGGCGCAATGGCCCCAACGACTGGCGCCCGGCGCACATTCATTTCTCGATCAGCGGCCCGTCGATCGCCACGCGACTGGTGACCCAGTTGTATTTCGAAGGCGATCCGCTGATTCCTCAGTGTCCGATCGTCAAGTCGATCGCCAGTCCGGAGGCGGTGCAGAGCCTGATCGCCCGCCTGGACATGAGCCATGCCAATCCCATGGATTGCCTGGCCTATCGCTTCGACATCGTGCTGCGCGGCCAGCGCAAGACCCACTTCGAGAACGCCTGA
- the pcaG gene encoding protocatechuate 3,4-dioxygenase subunit alpha — protein sequence MPVQLLPETPSQTAGPYVHIGLALAAAGNPSRPEEVSNRMASNDAPGQPILLLGHVYDGNGHLVRDSFLEFWQANHEGIYDPIFDTQKPFNCFGRAATTFDAGEWIVHTVKPGIVNNVAGLPMAPHINVMLFARGINIHLHTRLYFADEPQANDQCPVLNLIEQPQRRETLLARPCEVDGLRAYRFDIRIQGDGETVFFDF from the coding sequence ATGCCTGTTCAACTACTGCCTGAAACCCCTTCGCAAACGGCCGGCCCCTATGTGCACATCGGCCTGGCCCTGGCGGCTGCGGGAAATCCTTCCCGGCCCGAAGAAGTCTCCAACCGCATGGCCAGCAACGATGCACCGGGGCAACCGATCCTGTTGCTGGGCCATGTCTACGACGGCAACGGCCACCTGGTACGCGACTCGTTCCTGGAGTTTTGGCAGGCCAACCATGAAGGGATCTACGACCCGATTTTCGATACGCAAAAGCCCTTCAACTGCTTCGGTCGGGCCGCCACCACTTTCGATGCTGGAGAGTGGATTGTGCATACAGTCAAGCCTGGAATTGTAAACAACGTTGCAGGTCTGCCCATGGCGCCGCACATCAACGTGATGCTGTTTGCCCGAGGAATCAACATCCATCTGCACACCCGCCTGTACTTCGCCGATGAGCCGCAAGCCAATGACCAGTGCCCGGTGCTGAACCTGATCGAGCAGCCGCAGCGCCGGGAAACCTTGCTGGCCCGGCCCTGCGAGGTGGATGGCCTGCGTGCCTACCGTTTCGATATCCGGATTCAGGGCGACGGCGAGACGGTGTTCTTCGACTTCTAA
- a CDS encoding TetR family transcriptional regulator, with the protein MTMTSERSVVPGEPVLEPRKSRKNNPEKTRENILQEAIVEFVQQGLHGARVDAIAERIHTSKRMIYYYFGSKEQLYVEVLEKLYGDIRSTESRLNLAELRPREAIRRLVEFTFDHHDHSADFVRIVSIENIHNAEYVKQSHVIKAMNNSILNALDEILERGVKEGLFRSGLHALDVHLLISSFCFFRVSNRHTFGEIFQLDLPDAGVKQRHREMICESVLRYLQA; encoded by the coding sequence ATGACAATGACCAGTGAACGCTCCGTAGTGCCCGGCGAACCTGTTCTCGAGCCGCGCAAGAGTCGCAAGAACAATCCGGAAAAGACCCGCGAGAATATCCTCCAGGAAGCCATTGTCGAATTCGTGCAGCAGGGTCTGCACGGAGCCCGGGTGGATGCCATCGCCGAGCGCATCCATACCTCCAAGCGCATGATCTATTACTACTTCGGCAGCAAGGAGCAGCTGTACGTCGAAGTGCTGGAGAAGCTCTACGGTGACATCCGCAGCACCGAGAGCCGCCTGAACCTGGCAGAACTGCGCCCGCGCGAGGCGATTCGCCGGCTGGTGGAGTTCACCTTCGACCACCATGATCACAGCGCCGATTTCGTGCGCATCGTCAGCATCGAGAACATCCATAACGCCGAATACGTGAAGCAGTCCCACGTGATCAAGGCCATGAACAACAGCATCCTGAATGCCCTGGACGAAATCCTCGAGCGTGGGGTGAAAGAAGGCCTGTTCCGCAGTGGCCTGCATGCCCTGGATGTGCATCTGCTGATCAGTTCGTTCTGCTTCTTCCGGGTCTCCAACCGCCACACCTTCGGTGAGATCTTCCAGCTCGATCTGCCGGACGCAGGGGTCAAGCAGCGGCATCGCGAGATGATCTGCGAGTCGGTGCTGCGCTACCTGCAGGCCTGA
- a CDS encoding RNA polymerase sigma factor → MSDVDLKGLFLKHAAALRGYLARRVRDPQLAADLVQESFLRLAEQTRGAPIDNSKGYLYRTANNLLIDHVRQEARRKTETVPHEVLAEIEDDGAGLEAQAMAQQQRMALKQAVAELPERTREIFRLNRIEGMTHAEVARCLNISDSSVQKHLSKALAYVMQRLQATDGRPADE, encoded by the coding sequence TTGTCGGACGTGGATCTCAAGGGACTGTTTCTCAAGCATGCCGCTGCCTTGCGTGGGTATCTGGCACGCCGGGTGCGGGACCCGCAATTGGCTGCTGACCTGGTGCAGGAGAGTTTCCTGCGCCTGGCGGAGCAGACCCGTGGCGCACCCATCGACAACTCCAAGGGCTATCTCTATCGCACGGCGAACAATCTTCTGATCGATCATGTCCGGCAGGAAGCGCGGCGCAAGACCGAAACCGTGCCCCATGAAGTGCTGGCCGAGATCGAGGATGATGGAGCCGGGCTGGAGGCGCAGGCGATGGCTCAGCAACAGCGCATGGCGTTAAAACAGGCAGTGGCCGAGCTGCCTGAGCGGACCCGGGAGATCTTTCGCCTGAACCGCATCGAGGGCATGACCCACGCCGAGGTGGCGCGGTGCCTGAACATCTCCGACAGCTCGGTGCAAAAGCACCTGTCCAAGGCCCTGGCGTACGTCATGCAGCGCTTGCAGGCTACCGACGGTCGGCCGGCGGACGAGTGA
- a CDS encoding FecR family protein, whose product MNSQGSQEQNITEAAADWAVRLQAGPLSPAEQAGLSHWLAADPRHGQALAFAQRTWDALGELRLDPELASSAVPRRASRQTTITVPRSPRRRWLPRAASAAVLVLALTLGWLQGPQALLYLEADYLTGKGELRTVQLADGSTVELDSSSAIGLDFTGSQRQVRLLAGSAVFDVAPMTGKETRPFVVHSAGGQTRALGTRFVVGREGDQQAWVGVLEHSVAVSLDAPAVKGARERVLQQGQSARYAPDSGVVALDGFDLQRATSWRRGVLVFDRQPLAVVIERLNRYRPGRVVLTNEALAQREVSGVFHLDMLDAALSSLTQELQLRRFDLAGVSLIY is encoded by the coding sequence GTGAATAGCCAGGGTTCGCAAGAACAGAACATCACCGAGGCCGCCGCCGACTGGGCGGTGCGTTTGCAGGCGGGGCCTCTGAGCCCTGCCGAGCAGGCCGGGCTATCCCATTGGCTGGCCGCCGATCCGCGCCACGGCCAGGCCCTGGCATTCGCCCAGCGCACCTGGGATGCCCTCGGCGAGCTGCGCCTGGACCCGGAACTGGCCAGTTCGGCCGTGCCACGCCGGGCTTCACGGCAAACCACGATCACTGTCCCACGGTCTCCGCGCCGACGCTGGTTGCCCAGGGCCGCCAGTGCTGCGGTGCTGGTCCTGGCGCTTACCCTGGGTTGGTTGCAGGGGCCGCAGGCGCTGCTGTACCTGGAAGCCGACTACCTGACCGGCAAGGGCGAGTTGCGTACCGTGCAACTGGCGGATGGGAGCACGGTCGAGCTCGATTCTTCCAGTGCCATTGGCCTGGATTTCACGGGTAGCCAACGGCAGGTCCGGTTGCTTGCCGGCTCCGCGGTATTTGACGTGGCGCCCATGACCGGCAAGGAAACGCGGCCTTTTGTCGTGCACAGCGCCGGTGGCCAGACCCGGGCCCTGGGGACGCGTTTCGTGGTCGGCCGTGAAGGCGACCAGCAGGCCTGGGTCGGGGTGCTGGAGCACAGTGTCGCGGTAAGCCTGGATGCCCCGGCGGTAAAGGGGGCTCGCGAACGGGTGCTGCAGCAAGGACAGAGTGCCCGTTATGCCCCGGACTCGGGAGTGGTGGCCCTGGACGGGTTCGATCTGCAACGCGCCACCAGCTGGCGCAGGGGCGTGCTGGTATTCGATCGCCAGCCCCTGGCTGTGGTGATCGAGCGCCTGAATCGCTACCGCCCCGGACGCGTGGTGCTGACCAACGAAGCCCTGGCCCAGCGCGAGGTCAGCGGAGTGTTCCACCTGGATATGCTGGACGCAGCCCTGTCCAGCCTGACCCAGGAGCTGCAGCTTCGGCGTTTCGACCTGGCTGGCGTCAGCCTGATTTACTGA
- a CDS encoding TonB-dependent receptor, with product MRLGSRTGFHVASRLALAIQLGVAGLFTASGLLHAAEPVDAMQRQAERQNGLDFDIPAQALGSAVLAFAEQAGVQVLFDSQRLHGLQSSSLKGRYGAEDGLARLLGSAPVTYRFTSERQVTLSRVETEQGGALALAPTTISGNLEGRQRDWTYSAPRSVSVVSREQLDRNPPRHAAEMLEETSGVYSAVSQQDPGLSVNIRGIQDYGRVNMSVDGMRQNYQQSGHQQRNGTLYVDPELLSEVVVEKGATSTMGGAGVIGGIANFRTLDARDLIKPGQEIGGRVRATTGLGGRRNGTHFIGSSAFAIGTQAWDMLLAASERHLGDYDPGTKGGIGELRTGAWMDPSINDRVKHSKVAYSGSVMRSRLAKLGLNLPQDQRLQLSYLTTQVSYDDANMMNTEKKDQLWEKLGSSDVRSQNFGLDYSYAPDNPLIDFKAKLYYVDNRNDQSTLKRGINPGYSITYQTDTYGAQAQNTSTFALSELSTVKANYGLEFFYDKVRPDSSQPVPAGSAVSASPAASMTPEGDRALGSVFTRLDYDYDGWLNLNAGLRYDRYRLRGETGINTRTFVVGKTPQQVSMPVAYDIDDQQGRFSPTFGLSVKPGVEWLQLFASYGKGWRPPAVTETMITGRPHGGGSESMYPNPFLKPERSTTWEAGFNIFKENLWFDDDRLGVKVAYFDTQVDDFIYMAMGVQPPGYGMAGIGNSAYVNNLGGTRFKGVEYQLDYDNGHAYGQLNYTHMIGDNEFCMKTAWLGGVTQPVKNGTGRGAIVTGMRPDDAANNASQCKAAILGSAEQMPMDRGTLTVGARFFERKLDIGARARYSAGYSIAGSASGTVGQTGVYPADWKPYTVYDLYGSYRATDELTLRLAMENVTDRAYLVPLGDVLAFTLGRGRTVQGTVEYQF from the coding sequence ATGAGGCTAGGCAGTCGCACTGGATTTCACGTCGCAAGTCGTTTGGCCCTGGCCATCCAACTGGGCGTAGCAGGGCTGTTCACGGCAAGTGGCTTGCTGCACGCGGCAGAACCTGTGGATGCCATGCAACGGCAGGCCGAACGGCAGAACGGGCTGGATTTCGATATCCCCGCCCAGGCCCTGGGCAGTGCCGTGCTGGCCTTTGCCGAGCAGGCCGGGGTCCAGGTGCTGTTCGACAGCCAGCGCCTGCATGGCCTGCAGAGTTCGTCGCTCAAGGGGCGCTATGGCGCCGAGGACGGCCTGGCCCGCTTGTTGGGCAGTGCCCCAGTGACGTACCGCTTCACCAGCGAACGGCAGGTGACCCTGAGCCGGGTCGAAACCGAACAAGGCGGGGCGCTGGCGCTGGCGCCCACGACGATTTCCGGCAACCTCGAAGGCCGCCAGCGTGACTGGACCTACAGTGCACCACGCTCGGTGAGCGTGGTCAGCCGCGAGCAACTCGATCGCAACCCGCCTCGACACGCAGCCGAGATGCTGGAGGAAACCTCTGGCGTGTACTCGGCGGTCAGCCAGCAAGACCCGGGGCTTTCGGTGAATATCCGCGGTATCCAGGACTATGGCCGGGTCAACATGTCGGTGGACGGCATGCGTCAGAACTACCAGCAGAGCGGTCACCAGCAACGCAACGGCACCCTGTATGTCGATCCGGAGCTGCTGTCCGAAGTGGTGGTGGAGAAGGGCGCCACTTCCACCATGGGCGGTGCCGGGGTGATCGGTGGCATTGCCAACTTCCGTACCCTCGATGCCCGCGACCTGATCAAGCCTGGCCAGGAAATCGGTGGGCGGGTCCGCGCCACCACCGGCCTGGGCGGGCGGCGCAACGGCACGCATTTCATCGGCAGCTCGGCCTTCGCCATCGGCACCCAGGCCTGGGACATGCTGCTGGCCGCCAGTGAACGGCACCTGGGCGACTACGACCCCGGGACCAAGGGCGGGATTGGCGAGCTGCGTACCGGGGCCTGGATGGATCCGTCGATCAACGATCGGGTGAAGCACTCCAAGGTCGCCTATTCGGGTTCGGTGATGCGCTCGCGCCTGGCCAAGCTGGGCCTGAATCTCCCGCAGGATCAGCGTCTGCAACTGAGCTACCTGACCACCCAGGTGTCCTACGACGATGCCAACATGATGAACACCGAGAAGAAGGACCAGCTCTGGGAAAAGCTCGGCAGCAGCGATGTGCGTTCGCAGAACTTCGGCCTCGACTACAGCTACGCCCCGGACAATCCGCTGATCGACTTCAAGGCCAAGCTCTATTACGTGGACAACCGCAATGACCAGAGCACCCTCAAGCGCGGTATCAATCCCGGCTACTCGATTACCTACCAGACCGATACCTATGGCGCCCAGGCGCAGAACACCTCGACCTTCGCCCTGAGCGAGCTGTCCACGGTCAAGGCCAACTACGGCCTGGAATTCTTCTACGACAAGGTCAGGCCCGACTCCAGCCAGCCGGTGCCCGCGGGTTCGGCGGTCAGCGCATCGCCAGCAGCCAGCATGACCCCCGAGGGCGACCGGGCCCTGGGCAGCGTGTTCACGCGGCTGGACTACGACTATGACGGCTGGCTGAACCTCAATGCCGGCTTGCGCTATGACCGTTACCGGCTGCGCGGCGAAACCGGGATCAACACCCGCACCTTCGTGGTTGGCAAGACCCCGCAGCAAGTCTCGATGCCGGTGGCCTATGACATCGACGACCAGCAAGGGCGCTTCTCGCCGACCTTCGGCCTGTCGGTCAAGCCGGGAGTGGAGTGGCTGCAGCTGTTCGCCAGCTACGGCAAGGGCTGGCGTCCGCCAGCGGTGACCGAAACCATGATCACCGGCCGTCCCCACGGTGGTGGCTCGGAGAGCATGTACCCCAACCCGTTCCTCAAGCCGGAGCGTTCCACCACCTGGGAAGCAGGATTCAACATCTTCAAGGAGAACCTCTGGTTCGATGACGACCGTCTCGGGGTCAAGGTCGCCTACTTCGATACCCAGGTCGATGATTTCATCTACATGGCCATGGGCGTGCAGCCCCCTGGCTACGGTATGGCAGGCATCGGCAACAGTGCCTATGTCAACAACCTCGGCGGCACTCGCTTCAAGGGCGTCGAGTACCAACTGGACTATGACAATGGCCACGCCTACGGCCAGCTCAACTACACGCACATGATCGGCGACAACGAATTCTGCATGAAGACGGCGTGGCTCGGCGGCGTGACCCAGCCGGTGAAGAATGGTACCGGGCGCGGCGCGATCGTCACCGGCATGCGCCCCGATGACGCCGCCAACAACGCCAGTCAATGCAAGGCCGCGATCCTCGGCTCGGCCGAGCAAATGCCCATGGATCGCGGAACCCTGACCGTGGGCGCGCGCTTTTTCGAACGCAAGCTGGATATCGGCGCCCGGGCTCGCTACAGCGCCGGTTATTCGATCGCCGGCTCGGCCTCCGGCACCGTGGGCCAGACGGGCGTCTACCCGGCCGACTGGAAGCCCTACACCGTCTACGACCTGTATGGCAGCTACCGCGCCACCGATGAGCTGACCCTGCGCCTGGCCATGGAGAACGTCACCGACCGCGCCTACCTGGTGCCCCTCGGGGATGTGCTGGCCTTCACCCTCGGCCGTGGCCGGACGGTGCAGGGCACCGTGGAATATCAGTTCTGA
- a CDS encoding heme acquisition protein HasA → MSISISYSATYGGNTVAQYLTDWSAYFGDVNHRPGQVVDGTNTGGFNPGPFDGTQYAIKSTASDAAFVADGNLHYTLFSNPSHTLWGSLDTVSLGDTLSGGSGSNYNLVTQEVSFTNLGLNSLKDEGRAGEVHKVVYGLMSGDSSALAGEIDALLKAIDPSLSVNSTFDDLAAAGVAHVNPAPAAAADVGLVGVQDVAQDWALAA, encoded by the coding sequence ATGAGCATTTCGATCTCTTACAGCGCTACCTATGGCGGTAACACTGTTGCGCAATACCTGACTGACTGGTCGGCCTACTTCGGCGACGTCAACCATCGCCCGGGCCAGGTGGTCGATGGCACCAACACCGGTGGTTTCAACCCGGGCCCGTTCGACGGCACCCAGTACGCCATCAAGAGCACCGCCAGCGATGCGGCCTTCGTCGCCGATGGCAACCTGCACTACACCCTGTTCAGCAACCCGAGCCACACCCTGTGGGGCTCGCTGGACACCGTCTCCCTGGGTGACACCCTCAGCGGTGGTTCGGGCAGCAACTACAACCTGGTCACCCAGGAAGTCAGCTTCACCAACCTGGGCCTGAACAGCCTGAAGGACGAAGGTCGTGCGGGCGAAGTGCACAAGGTGGTCTATGGCCTGATGAGCGGCGACAGCTCGGCGCTGGCCGGCGAAATCGACGCACTGCTCAAGGCGATCGACCCGAGCCTGTCGGTGAACTCGACTTTCGACGACCTGGCCGCTGCCGGTGTCGCTCACGTCAACCCAGCACCTGCGGCGGCTGCCGATGTGGGTCTGGTGGGTGTCCAGGACGTGGCCCAGGACTGGGCGCTGGCCGCCTGA
- a CDS encoding type I secretion system permease/ATPase, with protein sequence MSRPNSLAASETLSALAAYKSGFFNIGLFSAVINLLMLAPALYMLQVYDRVLASGNQMTLLMLTLMILGLFGLMGGLEWVRSQVVIRLGTQMDMRLNQRVYDAAFEAQLKGSPQAAGQALSDLTALRQFATGNALFAFFDAPWFPVYLLVIFLFHPWLGLLALGGAVLLVVLAWINQHICQAPLAQASQLSIITSQQATANLRNADAIEAMGMLGALRARWFVGHQGFLAQQNLASEKTATISAWSKGVRMALQSLVLGLGAWLAVQGQITPGMMIAGSILMGRVLSPIDQLIAVWKQWSSARLAYERLSELLQANPPRPVRMSLPTPVGKLSVEQLTACAPGSRRPALSNLGFTLEAGQVLGVIGPSGCGKSTLARLLVGAWTPLAGKVRLDGADLVQWDRQQLGPHIGYLPQDIQLFAGSIAENIGRFGTLDAEQVLQAAQMAGVHELILQLPQGYDTRLGEGGAGLSGGQRQRIGLARALYGLPALIVLDEPNSNLDEAGEQALLQAITQLKQRRRTLVLITHKPNVLSLTDQLMILREGQLQAFGPTARVLEASAKAKAAPPSPVPTNNPVASLNMNYRLGVAGGEGKKA encoded by the coding sequence ATGAGCAGGCCGAATTCACTTGCCGCTTCCGAGACGCTGTCGGCCCTGGCGGCCTACAAGAGCGGCTTCTTCAACATCGGCCTGTTCTCGGCGGTGATCAACCTGCTGATGCTGGCCCCGGCGCTGTACATGCTGCAGGTCTACGATCGGGTGCTGGCCTCGGGCAACCAGATGACCCTGTTGATGCTGACCCTGATGATTCTTGGCCTGTTCGGCCTGATGGGGGGGCTGGAGTGGGTGCGCAGCCAGGTGGTGATCCGCCTCGGCACGCAGATGGACATGCGCCTGAACCAGCGGGTGTACGACGCCGCTTTCGAAGCCCAGCTCAAGGGCAGTCCCCAGGCTGCCGGGCAGGCGCTGAGCGACCTGACGGCACTGCGCCAGTTCGCCACCGGCAATGCCTTGTTCGCCTTCTTCGATGCGCCGTGGTTCCCGGTGTACCTGCTGGTGATCTTCCTGTTCCATCCCTGGCTCGGGTTGCTGGCCCTGGGCGGGGCGGTGCTGCTGGTGGTGCTGGCCTGGATCAACCAGCATATCTGCCAGGCCCCACTGGCCCAGGCCAGCCAGCTGTCCATCATCACCAGCCAGCAGGCCACGGCCAACCTGCGCAACGCCGATGCGATCGAGGCCATGGGCATGCTCGGCGCCTTGCGTGCGCGCTGGTTCGTCGGCCACCAGGGTTTCCTGGCTCAGCAGAACCTGGCCAGCGAGAAGACCGCCACCATCAGCGCCTGGTCCAAGGGCGTGCGCATGGCCCTGCAATCCCTGGTGCTGGGCCTCGGGGCGTGGCTGGCGGTGCAGGGGCAGATAACCCCGGGAATGATGATCGCCGGTTCGATCCTGATGGGCCGGGTGCTCAGCCCCATCGACCAACTGATTGCCGTGTGGAAGCAGTGGAGCTCCGCGCGCCTGGCCTACGAGCGGTTATCGGAACTGCTGCAGGCCAACCCGCCACGCCCGGTGCGCATGAGCCTGCCGACGCCGGTGGGCAAGTTGAGTGTCGAGCAACTGACCGCCTGCGCCCCGGGAAGTCGTCGTCCGGCGCTGAGCAACCTTGGCTTCACTCTGGAGGCCGGCCAGGTCCTGGGAGTGATCGGGCCTTCGGGGTGCGGCAAGTCGACCCTGGCCCGGCTGCTGGTCGGGGCCTGGACACCACTGGCCGGCAAGGTGCGCCTCGACGGGGCCGACCTGGTGCAGTGGGACAGGCAACAACTGGGGCCGCATATCGGCTACCTGCCCCAGGACATCCAGCTGTTTGCCGGCAGCATTGCCGAGAACATCGGGCGTTTCGGCACGCTGGATGCGGAGCAGGTGTTGCAGGCGGCGCAAATGGCCGGGGTGCATGAGCTGATCCTGCAACTGCCCCAGGGTTATGACACCCGGCTGGGGGAGGGCGGCGCCGGCCTTTCGGGTGGCCAGCGCCAGCGCATCGGCCTGGCCCGTGCCCTTTATGGCCTGCCGGCGCTGATCGTGCTCGACGAGCCCAACTCCAACCTCGATGAAGCTGGCGAGCAGGCGCTGCTGCAAGCCATTACCCAGCTCAAGCAACGTCGGCGCACCCTGGTGCTGATCACCCATAAACCCAACGTGCTGAGCCTCACCGACCAGTTGATGATCCTGCGTGAAGGCCAGTTGCAAGCCTTCGGGCCCACGGCGCGGGTGCTGGAGGCCAGTGCCAAGGCCAAGGCCGCGCCGCCTTCGCCGGTGCCGACGAACAATCCGGTGGCCAGCCTGAACATGAATTACCGCCTGGGCGTGGCCGGCGGGGAAGGGAAAAAAGCATGA